In a genomic window of Numenius arquata chromosome 5, bNumArq3.hap1.1, whole genome shotgun sequence:
- the BDH2 gene encoding dehydrogenase/reductase SDR family member 6: MGRLDGKIILLSAAAQGIGRAAAIAFAKEGAKVIATDINESKLQELKAYPGIQIRVLDVTKKEEIENLAKEIERIDVLCNIAGFVHHGTILECEEQDWNFTMNLNVRSMYLMIKTFLPKMLKQKSGNIINMSSVASSIKGVVNRCVYSTSKAAVIGLTKSVAADFIEQGIRCNCICPGTVDTPSLQERIQARPNPEQALKDFLARQKTGRMATAEEVAHLFVYLASDESAYVTGNELIIDGGWSL, encoded by the exons ATGGGTCGGCTTGATGGGAAGATCATTCTGCTGTCTGCGGCGGCGCAGGGGATTGGACGAGCAGCTGCTATC GCTTTTGCTAAAGAAGGAGCCAAAGTCATTGCCACAGACATCAATGAGTCTAAGCTGCAAGAACTGAAGGCATATCCAG GCATTCAAATACGGGTGTTGGATGTCACCAAAAAGGAGGAGATAGAAAATCTGGCCAAGGAGATTGAAAGGATTGATGTCCTCTGTAACATTGCAGG GTTTGTTCATCATGGAACCATTCTGGAGTGTGAAGAGCAAGACTGGAACTTCACTATGAACCTCAATGTTCGCAGCATGTATCTAATGATCAAGACATTCCTTCCTAAG ATGCTTAAACAGAAATCCGGAAATATTATAAATATGTCTTCTGTGGCATCCAGCATTAAAG GAGTTGTGAACAGATGTGTATATAGTACTTCAAAGGCAGCAGTTATTGGTCTAACAAAGTCTGTGGCTGCTGATTTCATCGAACAAGGCATCAGATGCAACTGCATATGTCCTG GAACTGTTGACACACCATCTTTACAGGAAAGAATCCAAGCCCGGCCTAACCCAGAACAG GCATTGAAGGACTTTCTAGCCAGACAGAAGACTGGTAGGATGGCTACTGCTGAAGAAGTGGCCCATCTCTTTGTGTACTTGGCCTCTGATGAA TCTGCCTATGTGACTGGTAATGAACTGATCATCGATGGAGGATGGAGCTTGTGA